Proteins co-encoded in one Arthrobacter globiformis genomic window:
- a CDS encoding ABC transporter permease, with protein sequence MSLSDTATPSAGNERAVPSGQPDGAARTPSPSAVTKELVAKAGATRRRNAAKWKLRIGAVCTLLVIIPILLAQVLPLPDANHQDLSARRLAPLVDGHLFGTDQLGRDLLSRILHGGQVSLTIGILAVVVSGAIGIILGAAAGYFGGWVDTVVSRLLEAQMSLPLLMMLLLVVALFGPSIPVITFVIAIAQWPEVARLTRSMVLVEREKPYVSAARILGLHRIQILIQHIIPNVIKQATLVVLLLLAQAVLLESALSFLGAGPQRPFATWGRIISDGQDYITTSWWMVTLPGLVIVLMVVGVNLLGDGLRDRPRRKKKGA encoded by the coding sequence ATGAGCCTCAGCGACACCGCGACACCTTCCGCAGGAAATGAACGAGCAGTCCCGTCCGGCCAGCCCGACGGAGCAGCGCGTACTCCGTCCCCGAGCGCCGTCACCAAGGAACTCGTCGCGAAGGCGGGGGCCACCCGCCGCCGCAACGCCGCCAAGTGGAAGCTGCGCATCGGCGCCGTCTGCACGCTGCTCGTCATCATCCCCATCCTGCTGGCCCAGGTGCTTCCGCTGCCGGACGCCAACCACCAGGACCTCTCCGCCCGCCGGCTCGCCCCGCTGGTGGACGGCCACTTGTTCGGCACAGACCAGCTGGGCCGCGACTTGCTCTCCCGCATCCTGCACGGCGGCCAGGTCTCCCTGACCATCGGCATCCTGGCCGTGGTGGTCTCCGGCGCCATCGGCATCATCCTCGGTGCCGCCGCCGGCTACTTCGGCGGCTGGGTGGACACGGTGGTCTCCCGCCTCCTCGAAGCCCAGATGTCCCTGCCGCTCCTCATGATGCTGCTCCTGGTGGTGGCGCTATTCGGCCCGTCCATCCCGGTGATCACGTTCGTCATCGCCATTGCCCAATGGCCGGAAGTGGCCAGGCTGACCAGGTCAATGGTGCTAGTGGAACGTGAAAAACCGTACGTATCCGCGGCGCGCATCCTGGGCCTGCACCGCATCCAGATCCTCATCCAGCACATCATCCCGAATGTCATCAAGCAGGCAACCCTCGTGGTGCTGCTGCTCCTGGCCCAGGCCGTCCTGCTCGAGAGCGCACTCAGCTTCCTCGGCGCCGGCCCCCAGCGTCCGTTCGCCACCTGGGGACGCATCATCTCCGACGGCCAGGACTACATCACCACCTCCTGGTGGATGGTCACGCTGCCCGGCCTGGTGATCGTGCTGATGGTGGTGGGCGTGAACCTGCTGGGCGACGGCCTCCGTGACCGTCCCCGCCGCAAGAAGAAGGGTGCCTGA
- a CDS encoding ABC transporter ATP-binding protein: MNTQTGTKSHADASHTEQALLEVRDFQVELITDAGIIRAVDSVSFSIHRGETVTIIGESGSGKSTTAMGILRLLPDDLAVLSGSVLIDGVDVVAEPKAIDKVRGRTLALIPQDPMTALSPVHSIGSQLSEAIRIAGAASKDKGAVRARAIRLLEQVHIPTPEVQLKKYPHQLSGGMLQRVLIAIALASEPQLLVADEPTSALDVTVQAGILDLLLELQEQRGIGILMITHDLGVARLISDRIHVMKDGSFVESGDVQQVVEHPATEYTRNLLAAVPVLGPWDETPAGNTQSDTAAAAALTNTGASHD, from the coding sequence ATGAACACACAAACTGGCACGAAGAGCCATGCTGACGCCAGCCACACCGAGCAGGCCCTGCTCGAGGTCCGCGACTTCCAGGTGGAGCTCATCACCGACGCCGGCATCATCCGGGCCGTGGATTCCGTGAGCTTCAGCATCCACCGCGGTGAGACGGTCACCATCATCGGTGAGTCCGGTTCGGGCAAATCGACGACGGCGATGGGCATCCTCCGGCTGCTGCCGGACGATCTGGCGGTGCTTTCCGGCTCCGTGCTCATCGACGGCGTGGACGTGGTGGCCGAACCCAAGGCCATCGACAAGGTCCGCGGCCGCACCCTCGCGCTCATCCCGCAGGACCCGATGACCGCGCTGAGCCCCGTGCACTCCATCGGCAGCCAGCTCTCCGAAGCAATCCGGATCGCCGGCGCCGCCTCCAAGGACAAGGGCGCCGTCCGGGCCCGCGCCATCCGGCTGCTGGAACAGGTGCACATTCCTACACCTGAGGTGCAGCTGAAGAAGTACCCGCACCAGCTCTCCGGCGGCATGCTCCAGCGCGTGCTGATCGCGATCGCCCTGGCAAGTGAACCGCAGCTCCTGGTGGCCGACGAACCTACCTCGGCTCTGGACGTTACCGTGCAGGCCGGCATCCTGGACCTCCTGCTGGAACTGCAGGAGCAGCGCGGCATCGGCATCCTGATGATCACGCACGACCTCGGCGTGGCCCGGCTGATCTCGGACCGCATCCACGTCATGAAGGACGGCTCCTTCGTAGAGTCCGGCGACGTCCAGCAGGTCGTGGAGCACCCGGCCACGGAGTACACCCGCAACCTGCTGGCCGCCGTGCCGGTCCTGGGCCCTTGGGACGAAACTCCCGCCGGCAACACGCAATCCGACACAGCGGCAGCGGCCGCCCTGACCAACACCGGAGCAAGCCATGACTAA
- a CDS encoding ATP-binding cassette domain-containing protein has product MTKPFLSVENLVVDYHVPGGTFRAVDDVSFSVDKGKTIAVVGESGCGKSTIAKALMRLVTPASGRIELDGTDLAALSEAKLRPLRSKFQMVFQDPYGSLDPHLTAQEIVAEPLKLQGVRSRAERNKAAAKLIDQVGLPAASLDKHPAEFSGGQRQRIGIARALASKPELLVCDEATSALDVSVQAQVLRLLKSIQDETGITYVFISHNLGVVQEISDSVMVMQRGKLVESGSTASVLTAPKEDYTRKLRRAALDPSTMRGLKPRHVVRSLALKGA; this is encoded by the coding sequence ATGACTAAGCCGTTCCTCTCCGTCGAGAATCTCGTGGTGGACTACCACGTGCCGGGCGGAACGTTCCGCGCCGTGGATGATGTCTCCTTCTCCGTAGACAAAGGCAAGACGATCGCCGTCGTCGGTGAATCCGGCTGCGGAAAGTCCACGATCGCCAAGGCGCTGATGCGGCTGGTGACGCCGGCCAGCGGCCGGATCGAACTGGACGGCACGGACCTGGCCGCACTTAGCGAAGCCAAACTGCGGCCGCTCCGTTCCAAGTTCCAGATGGTCTTCCAGGATCCGTACGGCTCCCTGGATCCGCACCTCACCGCGCAGGAGATCGTGGCGGAGCCGCTGAAGCTGCAGGGTGTCCGCTCCCGGGCCGAACGGAACAAGGCGGCCGCGAAGCTCATCGACCAGGTGGGCCTGCCGGCAGCGTCCCTGGACAAGCACCCGGCCGAGTTCTCCGGCGGCCAGCGGCAGCGTATCGGCATCGCCCGGGCGCTGGCCTCCAAGCCGGAACTGCTGGTCTGCGATGAAGCTACCAGCGCCCTCGACGTCTCGGTCCAGGCCCAGGTGCTGCGGCTGCTGAAGTCCATCCAGGACGAAACCGGCATTACCTACGTGTTCATCTCGCACAACCTTGGCGTGGTGCAGGAGATCAGCGATAGCGTCATGGTCATGCAGCGCGGCAAGCTCGTGGAGTCCGGCAGCACTGCATCCGTGCTGACCGCGCCGAAGGAGGACTACACCCGCAAGCTCCGCCGGGCCGCCCTGGACCCGTCCACCATGCGCGGCCTCAAGCCCCGCCACGTCGTCCGGTCGCTGGCACTGAAGGGCGCCTGA
- a CDS encoding aldo/keto reductase: protein MSKQPEGTPVEGLKLPISRLVLGTMTFGDTADEATAGRMVEEALDAGITTIDTANAYVGGVTEEMLARLLKGRRDEVVLASKAGMPHADHGQHSPLSPEGLRNSVEGSLRRLGVDSIDLFYLHQPDRATPLQDTLRTVAELATEGKIGALGVSNFAAWQIADVIHVAREVGAPTPVVAQQLYNLVARRVEEEYLEFAATHNVHTMVYNPLGGGLLTGKHSFEAKPSEGRFGDSKLAAMYTQRYWDKQLFDAVNALAGIAEGAGITLAELSLRWLAYRAGVGSMLLGGSKVEQLRSNIAAVAKGPLPEDVSAACDAVGSGLRGPMPAYNR, encoded by the coding sequence ATGAGCAAGCAGCCAGAAGGAACCCCGGTGGAAGGACTGAAGCTTCCCATCTCGCGGCTGGTGCTGGGCACCATGACGTTCGGCGACACCGCCGATGAGGCCACCGCCGGACGCATGGTGGAGGAGGCGCTCGACGCCGGCATCACCACCATCGACACCGCCAACGCCTACGTGGGCGGGGTGACGGAGGAGATGCTCGCCCGTCTCCTCAAGGGGCGCCGCGACGAGGTCGTCCTCGCCTCCAAGGCCGGCATGCCGCACGCGGACCACGGCCAGCACTCGCCACTGTCCCCGGAAGGGCTGCGCAACAGCGTGGAGGGCAGCCTGCGCCGGCTCGGCGTGGACAGCATCGACCTGTTCTACCTGCACCAGCCGGACCGTGCCACCCCGCTGCAGGATACGCTGCGCACCGTGGCCGAGCTGGCGACCGAAGGGAAGATCGGGGCGCTGGGCGTCTCCAACTTCGCGGCCTGGCAGATCGCCGACGTGATCCACGTTGCCCGCGAGGTGGGTGCGCCCACGCCCGTAGTGGCGCAGCAGCTCTACAACCTGGTGGCCCGGCGGGTGGAGGAGGAATACCTCGAGTTCGCCGCCACCCACAACGTCCACACCATGGTCTACAACCCGCTCGGCGGCGGCCTGCTCACCGGCAAGCACAGCTTCGAGGCCAAGCCCTCCGAGGGCCGCTTCGGTGATTCCAAGCTGGCCGCCATGTACACCCAGCGCTACTGGGACAAGCAGCTGTTCGACGCCGTCAACGCCCTGGCCGGCATCGCCGAAGGAGCAGGCATCACCCTCGCCGAGCTGTCCCTGCGATGGCTCGCCTACCGGGCCGGCGTCGGCTCAATGCTGCTGGGCGGTTCCAAGGTGGAGCAGCTGCGCTCCAACATCGCCGCCGTGGCCAAGGGGCCGCTGCCCGAGGACGTCAGCGCCGCGTGCGACGCCGTCGGCTCCGGACTCCGCGGGCCCATGCCGGCCTACAACCGCTGA
- a CDS encoding HpcH/HpaI aldolase family protein, with protein sequence MTSELATEFARKVRAREQAVGYWTVLDAPVATERISRLGYDYVALDAQHGLLGYSGVLNGLMAIDAGHTAVGMVRVEANDFTAIGKALDAGAVGVIVPLVNTAVDAAAAVAAAKYPPLGGRSYGPMRSALRIGPVPAEANATTLVFAMIETPEGLANVKEICATPGLDGIYVGPSDLAIAVGGAFPGDPAVEAEFNAALETIAEVAASAGIAAGIHTAAGEIAAQRLRQGYTFTTVASDLTHLELAAKAHLAAAKSEG encoded by the coding sequence ATGACATCTGAACTCGCTACCGAATTCGCCCGCAAGGTCCGCGCCCGTGAGCAGGCCGTCGGCTACTGGACAGTGCTGGACGCACCCGTGGCAACGGAACGCATCAGCCGGCTCGGCTATGACTACGTGGCCCTGGACGCGCAGCACGGGCTGCTCGGCTACTCCGGCGTGCTGAACGGTCTTATGGCCATCGACGCCGGGCACACCGCCGTCGGCATGGTGCGGGTAGAGGCCAACGACTTCACCGCGATCGGCAAAGCGCTCGACGCAGGCGCCGTCGGCGTGATCGTCCCGCTCGTCAACACCGCCGTGGACGCCGCGGCCGCAGTCGCCGCCGCGAAGTACCCGCCGCTGGGCGGGCGGTCCTACGGACCCATGCGCTCGGCCCTGCGGATCGGCCCGGTGCCCGCCGAAGCCAATGCCACCACCCTGGTCTTCGCCATGATCGAGACGCCCGAAGGGCTGGCCAACGTGAAGGAGATCTGCGCGACGCCCGGTCTGGACGGCATCTACGTGGGCCCTTCGGACCTGGCCATCGCAGTCGGCGGCGCCTTCCCGGGGGATCCCGCCGTCGAGGCCGAGTTCAACGCGGCGCTGGAAACCATCGCTGAGGTGGCCGCCTCGGCAGGCATCGCCGCCGGCATCCACACCGCCGCCGGGGAGATCGCCGCCCAGCGGCTCCGCCAGGGCTACACGTTCACCACCGTCGCGTCGGACCTGACCCACCTGGAGCTGGCTGCCAAGGCGCACCTGGCCGCCGCCAAGTCGGAGGGCTGA
- a CDS encoding sialidase family protein, translating to MQTTNAGYSTITPDGAVKRADGADFAYLPAPTVQSHAANLLTLPDGRLGCVWFGGTQEGVPDISIWFSTLEPGSGQWSPAQQLSDDSTRSEQNPILFTAPGIAGEGGGTLWLLYTAQKAGNQDTAEVRRRTSTDSGRTWGPVETLFPANETGGVFVRQLPVLLPSGRLIIPIFRCITTPGEKWVGNSDDSAVMISDDGGATWSEHILPGSLGCVHMNIQPVADGSLLALFRSRWADSIYESRSTDDGTTWSEPVPTELPNNNSSIQFAALADGRLALVYNHSRAEENTERRLSLYDEIDDDGLAAEQGQLTEPDPAAGGGAGDGGRRAFWGTPRSPMTLAISEDSGRSWPIRRNLDVGDGYCLSNNSRDGLNREYSYPSIHQGPDGALNIAYTYFRQAIKYVRVDPEWAYGGSTTPGGDEQ from the coding sequence ATGCAGACGACCAACGCCGGCTACAGCACCATCACGCCCGACGGCGCCGTGAAGCGCGCGGACGGCGCAGACTTCGCGTACCTGCCGGCGCCGACTGTGCAGAGCCACGCCGCCAACCTCCTGACCCTGCCCGACGGCCGCCTCGGCTGCGTATGGTTCGGCGGCACCCAGGAAGGCGTACCGGACATTTCCATCTGGTTCTCCACCCTGGAGCCGGGCAGCGGCCAGTGGTCACCGGCGCAGCAGCTTTCGGACGACTCCACCCGGTCGGAGCAGAACCCGATCCTGTTCACGGCTCCCGGCATTGCCGGAGAGGGCGGCGGTACCCTCTGGCTCCTATACACCGCGCAGAAGGCGGGCAACCAGGATACGGCGGAGGTCCGCCGTCGCACTTCCACGGACAGCGGCCGCACGTGGGGACCGGTCGAAACGCTGTTCCCCGCCAACGAAACGGGCGGCGTCTTCGTCCGGCAGCTGCCGGTGCTGCTGCCGTCCGGCCGCCTGATCATCCCGATCTTCCGCTGCATCACCACGCCGGGGGAGAAGTGGGTGGGCAACAGCGACGACAGTGCCGTGATGATCTCCGACGACGGTGGGGCCACCTGGAGCGAGCACATCCTGCCGGGGAGCCTGGGCTGCGTCCACATGAACATCCAGCCCGTGGCCGACGGCTCGCTGCTGGCACTGTTCCGCAGCCGCTGGGCCGATTCGATCTACGAATCCCGTTCCACGGACGACGGCACCACGTGGAGCGAGCCGGTCCCCACGGAGCTGCCCAACAACAACTCCTCCATCCAGTTCGCGGCGCTCGCCGACGGCCGCCTGGCGCTGGTCTACAACCACAGCCGCGCGGAGGAGAACACCGAGCGGCGGCTCTCGCTCTATGACGAAATTGACGACGACGGCCTGGCCGCCGAACAGGGCCAGCTCACCGAACCGGACCCGGCTGCCGGCGGCGGAGCGGGCGACGGCGGGCGGCGCGCCTTCTGGGGGACGCCGCGCTCGCCCATGACGCTGGCCATCTCGGAGGACTCGGGCCGCAGCTGGCCCATCCGGCGGAACCTCGACGTCGGGGACGGCTACTGCCTCTCCAACAACTCCCGCGATGGCCTGAACAGGGAATACTCCTACCCGTCCATCCACCAGGGCCCGGACGGTGCGCTGAACATCGCGTACACCTACTTCCGGCAAGCCATCAAGTACGTCCGCGTTGACCCGGAGTGGGCCTATGGGGGCAGCACGACGCCGGGCGGCGACGAGCAGTGA
- a CDS encoding SDR family NAD(P)-dependent oxidoreductase, with protein sequence MTGTRHAIVTGCSSGIGKAIAERLLADGWAVTGLSRSETSLGPGFRWLHADLSDPPSLAETAAGIDPADALVHAAGYQRTAPLGELDPDALAGMFAVHVGAASALANEVVPRMPNGGRVLLIGSRTSTGAAGKSQYAATKAALMGMGRTWAQELAPRGITVNVLSPGPTDTPMLADPGRADAPPKLPALGQLVDPEDVAALAGFLLGPHGKSITGQNYVICGGASL encoded by the coding sequence GTGACCGGCACCCGCCACGCGATTGTCACGGGCTGCAGCTCCGGCATTGGCAAGGCGATCGCCGAACGGCTGCTGGCCGACGGCTGGGCCGTCACCGGGCTGAGCCGCAGCGAGACCTCGCTGGGGCCAGGGTTCCGGTGGCTGCACGCGGACCTGTCCGACCCGCCGTCGCTGGCGGAAACTGCGGCGGGGATTGACCCAGCGGACGCACTGGTGCACGCCGCCGGATACCAGCGCACCGCGCCGCTGGGCGAGCTGGACCCGGACGCGCTCGCCGGCATGTTTGCCGTTCACGTCGGGGCCGCCAGTGCGCTGGCCAACGAGGTAGTGCCGCGGATGCCCAACGGCGGCCGGGTGCTGCTGATCGGCAGCCGGACGTCCACGGGCGCGGCCGGCAAGAGCCAGTACGCGGCGACGAAGGCTGCGCTGATGGGCATGGGCAGGACGTGGGCGCAGGAGCTTGCCCCGCGCGGCATCACGGTGAACGTGTTGTCGCCGGGGCCCACGGACACGCCCATGCTGGCGGACCCCGGGCGGGCGGACGCGCCGCCGAAGCTGCCTGCGCTCGGCCAGCTCGTGGATCCCGAGGACGTTGCGGCGCTCGCCGGGTTCCTGCTCGGACCGCACGGAAAGTCCATCACGGGTCAGAACTACGTGATCTGCGGCGGCGCCTCCCTGTGA
- a CDS encoding DeoR/GlpR family DNA-binding transcription regulator, whose product MTTAKARREEIYHLAVTTGLASVEELSRHFRVTASTIRRDLAHLNEEGKLARTYGGAVALGAHPEPSLRQRTGEAYEQKHAIAAWAAAEVKDGENILLDGGSTVGALAHALRGRENLSITTPGINTLQELADSPGIQVDCLGGRLRGVSQTFVGPLAEAALERMSFDRVFLGADAVTADDGLCEADHAQTRLKELMARRGDAVYVLADSGKLGKRPFHAWAKLAQPWTLVTDSGADPGQVALFREAGVQVELVQVEAGQQASA is encoded by the coding sequence ATGACCACCGCCAAAGCCAGGCGCGAAGAGATCTACCACCTCGCCGTCACCACGGGGCTGGCGTCTGTGGAGGAACTGTCGCGGCATTTCCGGGTGACCGCCTCCACCATCCGGCGGGACCTGGCTCACCTGAACGAGGAGGGGAAGCTGGCGCGGACCTACGGCGGGGCCGTGGCACTAGGCGCCCACCCTGAACCGTCCCTGCGGCAGCGGACCGGCGAGGCGTACGAGCAGAAGCACGCCATCGCAGCCTGGGCTGCCGCGGAGGTGAAGGACGGCGAGAACATCCTGCTCGACGGCGGCTCTACCGTCGGTGCGCTGGCGCACGCCCTGCGGGGGAGGGAGAACCTGTCCATCACTACGCCGGGAATCAACACACTGCAGGAGCTCGCTGACTCGCCGGGGATCCAGGTGGACTGCCTCGGCGGCCGGTTGCGCGGCGTGAGCCAGACATTCGTGGGGCCCCTTGCCGAGGCGGCCCTGGAGCGCATGAGCTTTGACCGCGTGTTCCTGGGCGCCGACGCCGTCACCGCCGACGACGGGCTCTGCGAGGCAGACCATGCGCAGACCCGGCTGAAGGAACTCATGGCCCGGCGCGGCGACGCGGTCTACGTCCTGGCCGACTCCGGCAAGCTGGGGAAGCGCCCGTTCCACGCCTGGGCGAAGCTCGCCCAGCCGTGGACCCTGGTGACGGACTCCGGCGCCGACCCGGGCCAGGTGGCGCTGTTCAGGGAGGCCGGCGTGCAGGTGGAGCTGGTCCAGGTAGAAGCCGGGCAGCAGGCTTCTGCCTAG
- a CDS encoding DUF3846 domain-containing protein, giving the protein MNTAHTALIVPPRLGEPLRVVSVAGPDNLKDLLGGDFESVARGDWHLYLNAEGTSGNLPVNLRADQLMHDCGLDLAGAARGPAVIVGRDAKGKDTSIPERLLRLAEELFGTPQAA; this is encoded by the coding sequence ATGAACACTGCACACACCGCCTTGATAGTCCCGCCCCGCCTGGGCGAACCCCTCCGGGTCGTATCCGTGGCAGGCCCGGACAACCTGAAGGACCTGCTCGGCGGCGACTTCGAGTCGGTCGCCCGGGGCGACTGGCACCTTTATCTCAACGCCGAGGGAACCAGCGGCAACCTGCCAGTGAACCTCCGTGCCGACCAACTCATGCATGATTGCGGCCTCGACCTGGCAGGCGCAGCCCGCGGACCGGCAGTCATCGTCGGCCGCGACGCCAAGGGCAAGGACACCAGCATCCCGGAGCGCCTGCTGCGCCTCGCAGAAGAACTTTTCGGGACGCCGCAGGCAGCCTGA
- a CDS encoding GAF and ANTAR domain-containing protein, which produces MTEANEETAVLQLQDILIGADNVDGFLEGLAGFAASTLSGLAGEAVECAITLKRRRQTSTVAGSSPRAIELDHIEQRVGDGPCIRALFTMAPELLNDVQTDDRWPEYQKRLAENGVYSTVGIPLDIGEGASAALNFFGPTPGLFTPELFHRAVEFGDIASRTLHLSVRIGAAQARAQNLEAAMQSRTAIDIACGVIMAQNKCSQQEAMDILAKVSSNRNQKLRDVAAELVGRLSGSGVETHFE; this is translated from the coding sequence ATGACGGAAGCGAACGAAGAAACAGCTGTCCTTCAGCTGCAGGACATCCTTATCGGGGCCGACAATGTTGACGGTTTCCTTGAGGGCTTGGCCGGATTTGCTGCATCCACCCTCAGCGGCCTGGCGGGTGAGGCCGTTGAATGCGCCATCACCTTGAAGCGGCGCAGACAAACCTCGACCGTTGCGGGCAGCAGCCCGCGCGCAATAGAGCTGGACCACATCGAGCAGCGTGTGGGCGACGGGCCTTGCATTCGGGCGCTTTTCACCATGGCTCCGGAATTGCTCAACGATGTCCAAACGGATGACCGCTGGCCGGAATACCAGAAGCGACTGGCCGAGAACGGTGTCTACAGCACCGTCGGCATCCCGTTGGACATTGGGGAAGGCGCCAGTGCGGCGCTGAATTTTTTCGGTCCCACACCGGGTCTTTTCACTCCCGAGCTCTTTCACAGGGCGGTCGAGTTTGGCGACATCGCCAGCCGCACGCTGCACCTGTCGGTCCGGATCGGTGCCGCCCAGGCACGGGCGCAGAACCTTGAGGCCGCGATGCAGAGCCGGACTGCGATTGACATCGCCTGCGGGGTGATCATGGCGCAGAACAAGTGCTCCCAGCAGGAAGCCATGGACATACTTGCCAAGGTCTCAAGCAACCGGAACCAAAAACTGCGCGACGTGGCCGCGGAACTGGTGGGAAGGCTGTCGGGATCAGGTGTGGAGACGCACTTCGAGTAG
- a CDS encoding transglycosylase domain-containing protein — protein MVRKSLASRAHTALARMLGFVVLSCVCGALVAAYFVPQLAAAGAAVNGSINFYNGLPSELAVRPPAQTTRILTSDGKLIASFYEENRVRVPLKQMSPYVRDAVVAIEDSRFYEHSGVDPVGVLRALVSNVAGGDRQGASTLTQQYVTNVANESKVTSGREDEVVLSGEKTIGDKVREMKLAIELEKRFTKDQILEGYLNIVFFNRGAYGIEAAAQHYYSVPASKLSLPQAALLAGLVNSPSLYDPVTNPENSLKRRNLVLDAMLAQDKITKKQHDTAAATGVGLKFRASKQGCAAANIAPYFCDYVSHLILNNRAYGADTEAREQKLVRGGLTITTTLDSRLQAAAQAQVNSTAGANPGKWGASLLTVQPGTGKILAMAQNTVFLPQPGKFDTQLNFNVDAKDANGNDLNGAGGFQPGSTMKPFTFAEWLHQGRKITEELDASRREYPLGFRWRDSCAKVVGGYSTKQRRAGLEAADDLQNASEGYYRRMPANYGLYNSINTATFAEVAQLDICGIQKMVDTLGLHSGLDGSGINMHQLGNVLGGTAVSPLNLATAFATFAADGRYCAPIAIQRITDFTGRALASQQPACRAAVEPNIARGVNSVLQDVLKKGSGVYINPKVQSKVPVAAKTGTNNSNGATWVLGYTSGMTTASFFGDALNGQKRPGRNITINGKHYDRIDGYMIAGPQWANYMLKVAKIYPAKPFPKPPASMIGKGKVAPQ, from the coding sequence ATGGTACGCAAAAGCTTGGCGTCGCGAGCTCATACGGCCTTGGCAAGGATGCTCGGGTTCGTGGTTCTCAGTTGCGTCTGCGGCGCCTTGGTCGCCGCTTATTTTGTTCCGCAGCTTGCCGCCGCCGGCGCTGCCGTGAACGGTTCGATCAACTTCTATAACGGCCTCCCGTCGGAGCTTGCCGTGCGGCCGCCGGCGCAAACCACAAGGATCCTGACATCGGACGGCAAACTGATTGCCTCGTTCTACGAGGAAAACCGGGTACGGGTTCCGTTGAAGCAGATGTCGCCATACGTCAGGGATGCCGTGGTGGCGATCGAGGACAGCCGGTTCTATGAGCACAGCGGCGTCGACCCCGTGGGTGTTCTCCGGGCGCTGGTGAGTAACGTCGCCGGCGGGGACCGGCAAGGGGCATCCACGCTGACCCAGCAGTACGTCACCAACGTGGCCAATGAATCAAAAGTTACCTCCGGCCGCGAGGATGAGGTGGTCCTCAGCGGGGAGAAGACCATTGGCGACAAGGTCCGGGAAATGAAGCTCGCCATCGAGCTGGAGAAGAGATTCACCAAGGACCAGATCCTCGAGGGCTACCTCAACATCGTGTTCTTCAACCGCGGCGCCTACGGCATCGAGGCTGCCGCGCAGCACTATTACAGCGTCCCGGCCAGCAAGCTCAGCCTCCCCCAGGCCGCACTGCTGGCGGGGCTCGTCAACAGCCCCAGCCTCTACGACCCCGTGACCAACCCGGAGAACTCGCTCAAGCGGCGCAACCTGGTCCTGGATGCCATGCTGGCCCAAGACAAGATCACCAAGAAACAGCATGACACCGCCGCCGCCACCGGTGTGGGCCTGAAATTCCGAGCTTCGAAGCAAGGCTGCGCCGCAGCCAACATCGCCCCCTATTTCTGCGACTACGTATCCCACCTGATCCTCAACAACCGGGCCTACGGAGCAGACACGGAAGCCCGGGAACAGAAGCTGGTCCGCGGCGGGCTAACGATCACCACAACCCTGGACAGCCGGCTTCAGGCGGCGGCCCAGGCCCAGGTCAACTCCACCGCCGGCGCCAACCCAGGCAAGTGGGGAGCTTCCCTGCTGACGGTCCAGCCGGGCACTGGCAAGATCCTGGCAATGGCCCAGAACACGGTGTTCCTCCCTCAGCCAGGCAAGTTTGATACCCAGCTGAACTTCAACGTGGACGCCAAGGACGCCAACGGAAACGACCTCAACGGTGCCGGCGGGTTCCAGCCGGGATCCACCATGAAGCCGTTCACGTTCGCCGAGTGGCTGCACCAGGGACGCAAGATCACCGAAGAGTTGGACGCCTCACGGCGGGAGTACCCGCTGGGATTCCGCTGGCGGGACTCATGCGCCAAGGTGGTGGGCGGTTACAGCACCAAGCAGCGCCGCGCCGGCCTCGAAGCTGCCGACGATCTGCAGAACGCTTCGGAGGGCTATTACCGCAGGATGCCCGCAAACTACGGGCTTTACAACTCCATCAACACGGCCACGTTCGCCGAGGTGGCCCAATTGGACATCTGCGGAATCCAAAAAATGGTTGACACCCTGGGCCTGCACAGCGGCCTGGACGGGTCCGGGATCAACATGCACCAGCTGGGCAACGTGCTCGGCGGAACCGCCGTGTCACCGCTCAACCTGGCGACCGCCTTCGCCACCTTCGCCGCCGACGGCCGCTACTGCGCGCCGATCGCCATCCAGCGCATCACCGACTTCACCGGACGGGCGCTGGCCAGCCAGCAGCCGGCGTGCCGGGCCGCCGTGGAGCCGAATATTGCCCGCGGCGTCAACTCGGTACTGCAGGACGTGCTCAAGAAGGGTTCAGGCGTCTACATCAACCCCAAAGTTCAGAGCAAGGTTCCCGTGGCGGCCAAGACCGGCACCAACAACAGCAACGGCGCCACCTGGGTACTGGGCTACACCAGCGGCATGACCACCGCTTCCTTCTTCGGGGACGCCCTGAACGGCCAGAAACGGCCAGGCAGGAACATCACCATCAACGGCAAGCACTACGACCGGATTGACGGCTACATGATCGCCGGGCCGCAGTGGGCCAACTACATGCTGAAGGTAGCGAAGATATATCCGGCCAAACCGTTCCCCAAGCCCCCGGCGTCCATGATCGGCAAAGGCAAAGTAGCGCCGCAATGA